One genomic segment of Vibrio quintilis includes these proteins:
- a CDS encoding GNAT family N-acetyltransferase, with protein MIDHMLQKYAFLPYSRQTLKRNLERFLSQQLSWCDDPDFSARFPFQETGLEQAFFQQKVIHVNGQSYLTGPRYLGGDINQPFIELIASTAPVSTAAARKIFSDWQPLQAQHIRVLRQRETGLSKASQPGTTDQLIYIAPIPHSSQVQNREAHVSLRLAQPADSSWCLEAMEQSYQETLHQLPALKSHLSPTDPADLSDAIANREAFMIESHGNPAGFIIASPDAYAFVCGYCVIEEVIVPACRGKNLAATAQQLLSRQLLPAPGHHLLVGTIARDNLPSRRTAEKAGRKALLEYAFLREADF; from the coding sequence ATGATTGACCATATGCTGCAAAAATACGCTTTTCTGCCCTATTCCCGGCAGACATTAAAACGCAATCTGGAGCGTTTTCTGTCACAGCAACTTTCATGGTGTGATGACCCGGATTTCTCAGCCCGTTTTCCGTTTCAGGAGACCGGCCTTGAACAGGCTTTTTTTCAGCAAAAAGTCATTCACGTCAACGGGCAATCTTATCTGACCGGCCCGCGTTATCTCGGTGGTGACATCAATCAGCCTTTTATTGAATTAATTGCGTCAACCGCTCCGGTCAGCACTGCTGCGGCCCGGAAAATATTCAGCGACTGGCAGCCTCTTCAGGCGCAGCACATCCGCGTATTGCGCCAACGCGAAACCGGTCTGTCAAAAGCCAGCCAGCCGGGTACGACCGATCAGCTGATTTACATCGCGCCTATTCCACACTCTTCGCAGGTTCAGAACCGGGAAGCCCATGTCAGCCTGAGGCTGGCTCAGCCTGCCGATAGCAGCTGGTGCCTTGAGGCGATGGAACAGTCATATCAGGAAACATTGCATCAGTTACCGGCATTGAAAAGCCATTTATCCCCGACGGATCCCGCCGATCTGAGCGATGCAATCGCCAACCGGGAAGCCTTTATGATTGAATCTCATGGCAACCCGGCCGGATTCATCATCGCCAGTCCGGATGCTTATGCTTTTGTGTGCGGATATTGCGTGATTGAAGAGGTCATTGTGCCTGCCTGCCGGGGAAAGAATCTCGCCGCGACAGCGCAACAGTTATTATCCCGCCAGTTGCTTCCGGCCCCCGGCCATCACTTGCTGGTCGGAACGATTGCCCGCGATAATCTGCCCTCCAGACGAACCGCAGAAAAAGCAGGCCGCAAAGCCCTGCTTGAGTATGCTTTTTTGCGTGAAGCCGATTTTTAA
- a CDS encoding VOC family protein, producing MNPAAVLIHVPDVSAGLAWYQRAFPQADLVLLPEFDFTVLDLNGFAIEIVQADEKVGSGKKGTVLYWSVDNLSESLAFFQSLGATLYRGPLEIENGLVMCQLEDPFGNLIGLRGHR from the coding sequence ATGAATCCGGCAGCTGTTTTAATCCATGTACCTGATGTCAGTGCGGGGCTGGCCTGGTATCAACGGGCTTTTCCGCAGGCAGATCTGGTACTTTTACCGGAATTTGATTTCACCGTGCTTGATCTCAATGGTTTCGCTATCGAAATCGTTCAGGCGGATGAAAAAGTCGGCTCAGGCAAAAAGGGGACTGTATTGTACTGGTCCGTGGATAATCTGTCTGAATCACTCGCTTTTTTTCAGTCATTAGGAGCCACCTTATACCGGGGGCCGCTTGAGATTGAAAACGGGCTGGTGATGTGTCAGCTCGAAGACCCGTTTGGCAACCTGATTGGTTTGCGGGGGCACCGATAA
- a CDS encoding amidase: MMKRDSRIYCHQGPDYLPSAGGGVLSGTGFVFKDLFDVAGYTTGAGNPQWLATHQPAESTSPLISALLRHGAECTGRVQTDELAYSLNGQNIHYGTPENPAARDCLPGGSSSGSAVAVAAGECDFAIGTDTGGSVRVPASYCGVFGLRPTWGRLDLRGCFELAQRFDTAGIFSRDLALLRQVWQVLAATKSDPVTYEAIYLDTQCAEDLSQPRFLRLQQWCRQAGLSLVHGDFLTAHGWTLNELSLLFRTIQGYEIIQKHDTWLTQNGGSLDPAIWERVEWARSVTTEQLGYALQRQAIFKLQLNDQLKKVRALWVMPTTPGGPPALTMPADELAIYRSKLMGLTSIAGLSGLPQLHLPMHGLPEGPCGMSLLGAANQEEDLIATGMKLTNLEEAVVHPQSEQPEPEQSQSEQSSLPLPSQKPGRGESS, from the coding sequence ATGATGAAACGGGACAGCCGGATATATTGTCATCAGGGACCAGATTACCTGCCTTCTGCCGGAGGTGGTGTGCTGTCCGGGACCGGATTTGTATTCAAAGATCTGTTTGATGTTGCCGGTTATACCACCGGCGCCGGGAATCCGCAGTGGCTGGCGACTCATCAACCGGCAGAGTCAACCTCGCCGCTGATTTCCGCTTTACTCCGTCACGGTGCCGAGTGCACCGGACGGGTACAGACTGATGAACTGGCTTACAGTCTCAACGGGCAGAATATCCATTATGGGACACCGGAAAACCCGGCTGCGCGGGATTGTCTTCCCGGTGGTTCATCGAGTGGCAGTGCGGTTGCTGTGGCAGCGGGTGAATGTGATTTTGCCATTGGCACTGATACCGGCGGTTCGGTGCGGGTGCCTGCCAGTTACTGTGGTGTGTTTGGCCTGCGTCCGACCTGGGGACGCCTTGATCTGCGCGGTTGTTTTGAGTTGGCACAACGGTTTGATACTGCGGGTATTTTCAGCCGGGATTTAGCCTTATTACGGCAGGTCTGGCAGGTGTTGGCTGCAACCAAGAGTGACCCTGTCACTTATGAGGCGATCTATCTGGATACCCAATGTGCTGAAGATTTGAGTCAGCCACGTTTTCTCCGGTTACAGCAGTGGTGTCGTCAGGCGGGGTTGTCACTGGTGCACGGTGACTTTCTGACCGCGCATGGCTGGACACTGAATGAACTCAGCCTGCTGTTCCGGACGATTCAGGGATACGAAATTATTCAAAAGCACGATACATGGCTGACGCAGAATGGCGGTAGTCTGGATCCGGCGATTTGGGAGCGGGTTGAATGGGCGCGTTCCGTGACCACGGAACAACTCGGTTATGCGCTGCAAAGACAGGCGATTTTCAAACTACAGCTGAACGATCAGCTTAAAAAGGTCAGGGCGTTGTGGGTGATGCCAACCACGCCGGGCGGGCCACCGGCGTTAACCATGCCGGCTGATGAATTGGCTATCTACCGGAGCAAACTGATGGGCCTGACCAGTATTGCGGGACTCAGTGGTTTGCCCCAGCTGCATCTGCCGATGCATGGTTTGCCGGAAGGCCCGTGTGGTATGTCTCTGCTGGGTGCGGCGAATCAGGAAGAAGATTTAATCGCTACCGGAATGAAACTGACCAATCTGGAAGAGGCAGTTGTACATCCCCAGTCTGAACAACCAGAGCCTGAACAATCACAGTCTGAACAATCATCACTGCCTTTACCGTCGCAGAAACCGGGCCGGGGAGAATCATCATGA
- a CDS encoding pyridoxal-phosphate-dependent aminotransferase family protein, whose protein sequence is MTSQNQLFETLNPPQRLLMGPGPINAYPRVHQAISQSLIGQYDPVMTGYMNQVQALYRGVFETQNQQTMLIDGTARAGIEAVLVSVLKPGDKVLVPVIGRFGHLLCEIAQRVGAEVRTIDIPWGEVCPPEKVEAEVKAFQPKLLATVQGDTSTTMNQPLEALGEICHRHGVLFYCDATASIAGNELKADAWHLDAVSAGLQKCLGGPSGSAPVTLSDRCAALINQRKHVEAGIRAAHHIQGAEAMIQSNYFDLAMVMDYWGPERLNHHTEATSMLYAARECARIYLEEGAEQVIARHRQAGGAMAAGLQAMGLSLFGDQQHRMNNVVGVSIPGEVDGDTVRLELLNRFGIEIGTSFGPLHGKIWRIGTMGYNARQECVLTTLAALEAMLLKHKARIEPGVAVTAAMEYFG, encoded by the coding sequence ATGACCAGTCAAAACCAGTTATTTGAAACCCTGAACCCGCCACAACGTCTGCTGATGGGACCAGGACCGATTAATGCCTATCCGCGCGTCCATCAGGCGATTTCCCAGTCGCTGATTGGTCAGTACGATCCGGTGATGACCGGATATATGAATCAGGTACAGGCGCTGTACCGCGGCGTGTTTGAAACTCAGAATCAACAAACGATGCTGATTGACGGCACTGCCCGCGCCGGGATTGAAGCCGTGCTGGTGTCGGTGCTCAAACCGGGTGATAAAGTGCTGGTGCCGGTGATCGGCCGTTTTGGTCATCTGTTGTGTGAGATTGCGCAGCGGGTCGGTGCCGAAGTCAGAACGATCGATATTCCCTGGGGCGAAGTCTGCCCGCCGGAGAAAGTGGAAGCGGAAGTGAAAGCATTTCAGCCGAAGCTGCTGGCGACGGTGCAGGGCGACACCTCAACCACAATGAATCAGCCACTCGAAGCGCTGGGCGAGATCTGTCACCGGCATGGCGTGTTGTTTTATTGTGATGCAACCGCATCGATTGCGGGCAACGAGTTGAAGGCAGACGCATGGCATTTAGATGCGGTTTCTGCCGGACTACAGAAATGTCTGGGCGGGCCTTCCGGCTCGGCGCCGGTGACACTCAGTGACCGCTGTGCCGCGCTGATCAACCAGCGTAAGCATGTCGAAGCCGGGATTCGCGCGGCGCATCATATTCAGGGCGCAGAAGCGATGATTCAGTCTAACTATTTTGATCTGGCGATGGTGATGGATTACTGGGGGCCGGAGCGCCTGAATCACCATACGGAAGCGACCAGCATGTTATATGCGGCCCGTGAATGCGCGCGGATTTATCTTGAAGAAGGCGCAGAACAGGTGATTGCCCGCCACCGTCAGGCCGGAGGCGCAATGGCTGCCGGATTGCAGGCGATGGGACTGAGCCTGTTTGGGGATCAGCAACACCGGATGAACAATGTGGTTGGCGTGTCTATTCCCGGTGAGGTTGACGGCGATACGGTGCGTCTGGAACTGCTGAACCGGTTCGGGATTGAAATCGGTACTTCCTTCGGCCCGCTGCATGGCAAGATCTGGCGGATTGGCACTATGGGTTATAACGCCCGTCAGGAATGTGTGCTGACGACACTGGCGGCTCTGGAAGCCATGTTACTGAAACATAAAGCCCGTATTGAACCGGGTGTGGCTGTGACGGCCGCCATGGAATACTTCGGCTGA
- a CDS encoding gamma-glutamyltransferase family protein, giving the protein MSDQYQTAFTAPHHVAAQTGQQILDAGGTASEAMVAAAAMIAVQYPHMNGLGGDSFWLIAKAGELPVAIDGCGAAAQGANVTAYRAQGETLPDHGGPAAITMAGTVSAWQKALAVNPGRMNLTDLLYPAAAAAEQGIEVTESLAAASEKTRDRLGGLAAFAQDFLPGGKTLQPGNKVVNPALAATLRTLAEKGLDDFYRGGLAHSMARDLAAAGSPLTIEDFHAHQAAVTTPLTAGTSKGQLYNFGAPTQGVASLLILAIYDRLAAQATTETDHIHLLVEATKQAFLIRDREVCDEGCLTRPLQSWLDETVVQQCAAQISLTQALPWPHQARPGDTVWMGATDQYGTMVSFIQSIYWEFGSGVVLPQSGVLWNIRSQSFSLADSHHNVLAPGKKPFHTLNPAYAELSDGRRMVYGTMGGEGQPQTQACLFSRHHYQNYPLRDAVVAPRWLLGRTWGDDTHNLRLEQALYDQCADALKQRGHNVTPVANQNELMGHAGAIVLDTQGKVAATSDPRSDGTSFTGVCDAGTRFNGENQ; this is encoded by the coding sequence ATGAGTGATCAATATCAGACAGCATTTACCGCGCCGCATCATGTGGCGGCGCAGACCGGACAGCAAATTCTGGACGCAGGCGGAACAGCCAGCGAAGCCATGGTTGCAGCAGCAGCGATGATAGCCGTGCAGTATCCGCATATGAACGGTCTCGGCGGAGACAGCTTCTGGCTGATCGCCAAAGCGGGTGAGCTGCCGGTTGCCATTGATGGCTGCGGTGCGGCTGCGCAGGGCGCGAATGTTACAGCGTATCGTGCGCAGGGTGAGACTTTACCGGATCACGGCGGCCCGGCTGCCATCACCATGGCCGGTACGGTCTCTGCGTGGCAGAAAGCGCTGGCAGTGAATCCGGGCCGGATGAATCTGACAGATTTACTCTATCCGGCTGCGGCTGCGGCAGAGCAGGGGATTGAGGTCACTGAGAGCTTAGCTGCAGCCAGTGAAAAAACCCGCGACAGGCTGGGCGGACTGGCAGCATTTGCACAGGATTTTCTGCCCGGCGGAAAAACACTTCAGCCGGGTAATAAAGTGGTGAACCCGGCGTTAGCTGCCACCCTCAGAACGTTGGCCGAAAAAGGTCTGGATGATTTCTACCGGGGCGGGCTGGCCCACAGTATGGCGCGTGATCTGGCGGCTGCGGGCAGCCCGCTGACGATTGAAGATTTTCACGCGCATCAGGCGGCAGTAACCACACCGCTGACGGCGGGGACGTCCAAAGGACAATTGTATAATTTCGGAGCGCCGACGCAGGGGGTTGCTTCCCTGTTAATTCTGGCGATTTATGACCGGCTGGCAGCTCAGGCGACAACCGAAACCGATCATATTCACCTGCTGGTGGAAGCAACGAAACAGGCTTTTCTGATCCGCGATCGCGAAGTCTGTGATGAGGGCTGTCTGACCCGGCCGCTGCAAAGCTGGCTGGATGAGACTGTGGTGCAGCAGTGTGCGGCGCAGATCTCTCTGACACAGGCTTTGCCCTGGCCGCATCAGGCCCGGCCAGGCGATACCGTCTGGATGGGCGCGACTGATCAATACGGCACCATGGTCAGTTTTATCCAGAGCATTTACTGGGAATTCGGTTCGGGTGTCGTTCTGCCGCAAAGTGGTGTGTTATGGAATATCCGCTCGCAGAGCTTTTCTCTGGCAGACTCTCATCATAATGTGCTGGCGCCGGGAAAAAAGCCGTTTCATACCTTAAATCCGGCCTATGCTGAGCTGTCTGACGGGCGGCGGATGGTATACGGCACCATGGGCGGAGAAGGGCAGCCGCAAACGCAGGCCTGCCTGTTCAGCCGCCATCATTATCAGAATTATCCGCTCAGAGATGCCGTGGTTGCACCGCGCTGGCTGTTAGGCAGAACCTGGGGAGATGACACGCATAACCTGCGTCTGGAGCAGGCATTGTATGATCAGTGCGCTGACGCACTAAAACAGCGGGGCCACAATGTGACTCCGGTTGCCAATCAGAATGAATTAATGGGGCACGCCGGTGCCATTGTATTGGATACACAGGGCAAGGTTGCTGCAACCAGTGACCCCCGCAGTGATGGCACCAGCTTTACTGGTGTTTGTGACGCCGGAACCCGTTTCAACGGAGAGAACCAATGA
- a CDS encoding GyrI-like domain-containing protein yields the protein MEPEIKTFENIKLVGCREEIDLMNGEFSGIGKAWERLFPAAESIQNIVQDDQFWGITTGINEAENAYTAAKQVSEISEANAELASFDIPAQQFAVFVHRGNPMAMGQTIQSAFQWLAQSDYQLSDSFNLEMYDSRCDPENPDGYIIDLLFPVQAKA from the coding sequence ATGGAACCTGAGATTAAAACATTTGAAAACATCAAACTGGTTGGCTGCCGTGAGGAAATTGACCTGATGAATGGTGAGTTTTCCGGTATCGGCAAAGCGTGGGAGCGTCTTTTCCCGGCTGCTGAAAGCATTCAGAATATCGTACAGGACGATCAATTCTGGGGCATCACAACCGGAATCAATGAAGCAGAAAATGCATATACCGCCGCGAAACAGGTCAGTGAGATCAGCGAAGCAAACGCTGAATTAGCGTCATTTGATATTCCGGCACAACAATTTGCTGTCTTTGTTCACCGGGGAAACCCAATGGCGATGGGGCAAACCATTCAAAGCGCTTTCCAGTGGCTGGCACAGAGTGACTATCAGCTGAGCGATTCGTTTAATCTGGAAATGTATGACTCAAGGTGCGACCCGGAGAACCCGGACGGGTACATTATCGATCTGCTGTTTCCGGTTCAGGCGAAAGCCTGA
- a CDS encoding GlxA family transcriptional regulator, which translates to MSDQNIQIALLRYPGSLNSAVYGLEEMFFLANEVCGMLDVPVSFEPEILSPDALKEKTRQPYSIAILTPTNQAEDYLNPDPGLIQWIKKQHKNGAIIASACCGSFILAQIGLLDGKKCTTHWRLEDQFRERFPHLELCIQDILNNEGDVITAGGMMSWLDLGFEIISQYSKASVLRELGRLMVIDTAPREQRFYQKFMPHFQHGDEIILELQHYLNTSYAQTISVATLASQVHLSERTLQRRFQNATGLNPARYIQRLRVQKACHLLETTRQPFESIAFGVGYQDAGTFRKLFTEEMGLSPKRFRERFA; encoded by the coding sequence ATGTCTGACCAGAATATCCAGATTGCCCTGCTCCGTTACCCCGGCAGTTTAAACTCAGCGGTATACGGGCTGGAAGAAATGTTTTTTCTCGCCAACGAAGTCTGCGGAATGCTCGACGTTCCGGTGTCATTTGAACCGGAGATTCTTTCCCCGGACGCCCTGAAAGAAAAAACCAGACAGCCATACAGTATTGCAATACTGACACCAACCAATCAGGCAGAAGATTATCTCAACCCCGATCCGGGGCTGATTCAATGGATCAAAAAGCAGCATAAAAACGGGGCAATTATCGCCTCTGCCTGCTGTGGTTCCTTTATTCTGGCGCAGATCGGTCTGCTTGACGGGAAAAAATGTACCACCCACTGGCGGCTGGAAGATCAGTTCAGGGAACGCTTTCCGCATCTGGAACTGTGTATTCAGGATATTCTCAATAATGAAGGGGATGTGATTACCGCCGGCGGGATGATGTCGTGGCTGGATCTGGGATTTGAAATCATTTCACAGTATTCCAAAGCCAGTGTACTCAGAGAACTGGGGCGTCTGATGGTGATTGATACCGCGCCCCGCGAGCAACGCTTCTACCAGAAATTTATGCCGCACTTTCAGCATGGTGATGAGATTATTCTGGAACTCCAGCACTACTTAAATACCAGCTATGCACAAACGATTTCCGTTGCCACACTCGCCAGTCAGGTTCACTTAAGTGAGCGTACGCTGCAACGCCGGTTTCAGAATGCAACCGGCCTGAACCCGGCCAGATATATTCAGCGTCTGAGAGTACAAAAGGCGTGTCATCTGCTGGAAACAACCCGCCAGCCGTTTGAATCTATCGCTTTTGGCGTGGGCTATCAGGACGCAGGCACATTCCGTAAGCTGTTTACTGAAGAAATGGGCCTGTCGCCAAAAAGATTCCGTGAGCGTTTTGCCTGA
- a CDS encoding allantoate amidohydrolase yields the protein MTTMESRAARLMEQADILAGYSESRNELTRAYLTPQHRAAHDQLAVWMQQAGLETWQDSAGNQWGRKVAADPTLPVLILGSHSDTVINAGRYDGNLGVLLAIETLALLRDETFPFHIDVVAFADEEGTRFDTTLIGSAAVAGCFKPEWLDVADAQGITMAQAMRDFGLDPALAGSDARQPEETLAYLEVHIEQGPVLEAENLPVGVVTGIAGAKRFQCQLRGEAGHAGTVPVNYRHDALCGAAEMISCIEAFARQHEIVATVGKCEVMPGAVNVIPDDVRFTIDIRSLSQSQLERCTQVLFSRLENIAHQRQLQLDYENIYQAPAVLCDEKLQQLWASAVETVTRKPPHFLPSGAGHDALAMAELTDVGMLFVRCEKGISHHPAEQVLTEDVQVALDCLVTMVKGFAPGAGQ from the coding sequence ATGACGACAATGGAAAGCCGGGCGGCCCGCCTGATGGAACAGGCTGATATTCTGGCCGGTTACAGTGAAAGCCGGAACGAACTGACCCGGGCTTATTTAACCCCGCAGCACCGGGCCGCTCATGATCAGCTGGCGGTGTGGATGCAGCAGGCCGGGCTGGAAACCTGGCAGGACAGCGCAGGCAATCAGTGGGGGCGTAAAGTCGCCGCTGATCCGACGTTGCCGGTTTTAATACTCGGTTCTCACAGTGACACTGTGATTAACGCCGGCAGGTATGACGGTAATCTGGGGGTGTTGCTGGCGATTGAAACACTGGCGTTGTTGCGTGATGAAACTTTTCCGTTTCACATTGACGTCGTGGCATTTGCTGATGAAGAAGGCACCCGGTTTGATACCACACTGATCGGTTCTGCGGCAGTTGCAGGTTGTTTTAAGCCGGAATGGCTGGATGTGGCTGATGCCCAAGGCATTACCATGGCGCAGGCAATGCGTGATTTTGGCCTTGATCCGGCGCTGGCAGGCAGCGATGCCCGCCAGCCGGAAGAGACGCTGGCTTATCTGGAAGTGCATATTGAGCAGGGGCCGGTACTGGAAGCGGAGAATCTGCCGGTTGGGGTGGTGACGGGCATTGCCGGAGCAAAGCGGTTCCAGTGCCAGCTGCGTGGTGAAGCCGGGCACGCCGGAACCGTTCCGGTGAATTACCGGCATGATGCGTTGTGCGGTGCAGCTGAAATGATCAGCTGTATTGAAGCATTTGCCCGTCAGCATGAAATTGTCGCCACGGTTGGCAAATGTGAAGTGATGCCGGGAGCGGTGAATGTCATTCCAGATGATGTGCGGTTTACCATTGATATCCGTAGTTTGTCTCAGTCACAGCTTGAACGGTGTACGCAGGTGCTTTTTTCCCGGCTGGAAAACATCGCCCATCAGCGGCAGTTGCAACTGGATTACGAAAATATTTATCAGGCCCCGGCGGTGCTGTGTGATGAAAAACTTCAGCAGCTGTGGGCATCCGCAGTTGAAACCGTGACCCGTAAACCGCCGCATTTTCTGCCCAGCGGGGCTGGTCATGATGCGCTGGCGATGGCAGAGCTGACAGATGTCGGGATGTTATTCGTTCGCTGTGAGAAAGGTATCAGCCACCATCCGGCCGAGCAGGTACTGACGGAAGATGTACAGGTTGCGCTCGATTGTCTGGTGACGATGGTGAAAGGCTTTGCTCCCGGAGCAGGTCAGTGA
- a CDS encoding ABC-F family ATPase: MLSTANITMQFGDKPLFENISVKFGQGNRYGLIGANGCGKSTLMKILGGELEQSSGTVSYDPNERIAKLGQDQFAFEAYSVIDTVIMGHKELWAIKEERDRIYALPEMSDEDGMRVGDLETEFAEMDGYSAEARAGELLLGLGIPEEQHFGLMSEIAPGFKLRILLAQVLFAEPDIMFLDEPTNNLDMHTISWLEQTLLARDCTMIIISHDRHFLNTVCTHMADLDYGELRLFTGNYDEYMCAAEQARERLLADNAKKKAQIAELQTFVSRFSANASKAKQATSRQKQLEKIQLDEVKPSSRQSPFIRFDQEKELFRNALEVTGMTQGYDDNMLFKDVDLMVEVGERIAIIGENGIGKSTMLNTLAGVMAPKGGEIKWSENNNIGFYAQDHADEFSAEMSLMDWMGQWKKEGDDEQVVRSILGRMLFSQNDIKKSVKVISGGEQGRMLFGKLIMQKPNILLMDEPTNHMDMESIEALNLALENYKGTLLFVSHDRQFVSSIATRIIEITKDGVRDFHGTYDEYLAKQGLIG; the protein is encoded by the coding sequence GTGTTATCAACAGCTAATATCACAATGCAATTTGGCGATAAGCCATTATTTGAAAATATCTCAGTTAAATTTGGTCAGGGAAACCGATACGGTCTGATCGGTGCGAATGGCTGTGGTAAGTCAACACTGATGAAAATCCTGGGCGGTGAACTGGAGCAATCTTCAGGCACTGTCTCTTATGATCCGAATGAACGGATTGCAAAGTTAGGTCAGGATCAGTTTGCGTTTGAAGCGTATTCAGTCATTGATACCGTCATTATGGGGCATAAAGAGTTATGGGCCATCAAAGAAGAGCGTGACCGTATCTATGCCTTGCCTGAAATGTCTGATGAAGATGGCATGCGGGTTGGCGATCTGGAAACTGAATTCGCGGAAATGGATGGCTATTCTGCGGAAGCGCGTGCCGGAGAACTCTTGCTGGGCCTGGGCATTCCGGAAGAACAGCATTTTGGTCTGATGAGCGAAATTGCCCCGGGTTTTAAACTGCGGATCCTGCTGGCGCAGGTCTTGTTTGCAGAACCAGACATCATGTTCCTTGACGAACCTACCAACAACCTGGACATGCATACCATCAGCTGGCTGGAACAAACCCTGCTGGCGCGCGATTGCACCATGATTATTATTTCGCACGACCGTCATTTCCTGAATACGGTTTGTACGCATATGGCGGATCTGGACTACGGTGAGCTGCGTTTGTTTACCGGCAACTATGACGAATATATGTGCGCTGCAGAACAGGCCCGCGAACGTTTGTTGGCCGATAACGCGAAGAAGAAAGCGCAGATTGCCGAGCTGCAAACCTTTGTCAGCCGTTTCTCTGCCAATGCATCCAAAGCCAAACAGGCAACTTCCCGCCAGAAGCAGCTGGAAAAAATTCAGCTTGATGAAGTCAAACCTTCCAGCCGTCAGTCACCGTTTATCCGTTTCGATCAGGAGAAAGAGCTGTTCCGGAATGCGCTTGAAGTCACCGGGATGACGCAGGGTTATGATGACAATATGCTGTTTAAAGACGTTGACCTGATGGTGGAAGTGGGTGAACGGATTGCGATTATTGGTGAAAACGGGATTGGTAAATCGACCATGCTAAACACGCTTGCGGGCGTAATGGCTCCCAAAGGCGGTGAAATCAAATGGTCTGAGAACAACAATATCGGCTTCTACGCGCAGGATCATGCAGATGAGTTCAGTGCAGAGATGAGTCTGATGGACTGGATGGGGCAGTGGAAGAAAGAAGGCGATGACGAGCAGGTCGTTCGCAGTATTCTTGGCCGGATGCTGTTCTCGCAGAATGATATCAAGAAGTCTGTCAAAGTGATTTCCGGTGGCGAACAGGGGCGGATGTTGTTTGGTAAACTGATCATGCAAAAGCCGAACATCCTGCTGATGGATGAGCCGACCAACCACATGGATATGGAGTCAATTGAAGCACTGAACCTGGCGCTGGAGAACTACAAAGGCACGCTGCTGTTTGTCTCTCATGATCGTCAGTTTGTGTCATCGATTGCCACCCGCATCATTGAGATCACCAAAGATGGTGTGCGTGATTTCCACGGGACTTATGATGAGTATCTGGCGAAGCAGGGGCTGATTGGGTAA
- a CDS encoding BLUF domain-containing protein yields MATIRLVYYSHDSGEMTQSELKNILEQARTNNQKHDICGMLCYDNHYFLQILEGDAAEVTALFLTIAADKRHHSVVIIGVQETEKRIFPHWTMGYAGGSDALLSMMKELGCDKFDPTEMSFIEAATLLHQLSKSQTRL; encoded by the coding sequence ATGGCAACGATTCGACTGGTTTACTACAGCCACGACTCTGGGGAGATGACTCAGTCAGAGTTAAAAAACATTCTGGAACAGGCCAGAACCAACAACCAGAAGCATGATATCTGCGGCATGCTGTGCTACGACAATCACTACTTCTTACAAATACTGGAAGGGGATGCAGCAGAAGTCACCGCACTGTTTCTGACCATCGCCGCTGACAAACGTCATCACTCAGTGGTGATCATCGGTGTACAGGAAACAGAAAAACGTATCTTTCCCCACTGGACGATGGGCTATGCGGGCGGGAGTGATGCGCTGCTTTCGATGATGAAAGAGCTGGGCTGCGACAAGTTTGATCCGACTGAAATGAGCTTTATCGAAGCTGCAACCCTGCTGCATCAGCTTTCTAAATCACAAACCAGATTGTAA